A single genomic interval of Lucilia cuprina isolate Lc7/37 chromosome 2, ASM2204524v1, whole genome shotgun sequence harbors:
- the LOC111678380 gene encoding uncharacterized protein LOC111678380, which produces MIDLLELKDLSELEKLRDLYRRDWPNNCVGYYCLDNFLKWKKKDVHLKNLRILTSAKEEGLYVIIDRYQLFVGSLNKENCDNLTQALKSLDWSKGFKVSSFLECHRTAVLNTVESKKLNLEYDSLTLMYYLPNAEAKNLDLSCPKGFIIKPLTSAKDAELINSLWPNRHEGSLFLIKRLIDWNINMGIYVETTNELVAWCLRLQGGFLGALQVKEEYKRLGLGAAVTRATSHRIAEDGDDVMALVNKDNIPSRRTFEKLNFKVTEQCYWLRSLPSIENNNWPEDE; this is translated from the exons atgatCGATCTTTTGGAATTAAAAGATCTAAGTGAGTTAGAAAAATTAAGAGATTTATACCGTCGTGATTGGCCAAACAATTGTGTGGGTTATTATTGtttggataattttttaaaatggaaaaagaaaGATGTACATTTGAAAAATCTCAGAATCTTGACGTCCGCAAAAGAAGAAGGTCTTTACGTGATTATAGATCGTTATCAGTTGTTTGTAGGTTCtttgaataaagaaaattgtgatAATTTAACACAGGCCCTTAAAAGCCTAGATTGGTCGAAAGGCTTTAAGGTCAGTTCATTTTTAGAATGTCACCGAACGGCTGTATTGAATACGGTTGAaagtaaaaaacttaatttagaaTATGATAGTTTGACCTTAATGTATTATCTGCCAAATGCAGAGGCTAAAAATTTGGATTTAAG TTGCCCCAaaggttttattataaaacctcTTACTTCTGCAAAAGATGCTGAGCTGATTAATTCCTTGTGGCCGAATCGTCATGAaggttctttatttttaattaaacgttTAATTGATTGGAATATAAATATGGGTATTTATGTTGAAACCACAAATGAACTGGTGGCCTGGTGTTTAAG ACTACAAGGAGGTTTCTTGGGAGCTTTACAAGTTAAAGAAGAATACAAACGTTTAGGCTTAGGAGCCGCAGTAACACGTGCCACTTCCCACCGCATAGCCGAAGATGGCGATGATGTTATGGCTTTAGTTAATAAGGATAATATACCATCGCGTCGTACTtttgaaaagttaaattttaaagtaacaGAACAGTGTTATTGGCTAAGGTCACTTccctctatagaaaataataattggcCCGAAGATGAATGA
- the LOC111678378 gene encoding uncharacterized protein LOC111678378 produces the protein MPILQILNDINDLKYLRDLYRKNIPITSHGYYTLTNFIKWFELNPHIDHVKVYVLDNWRESGFFIVLDRYQLFINTLKFNVDEVSNALKSWDWRRKYKIFALPAILFPVVEKTLKDLNMNIRMTTLKIYQRDQSFVDTKGIDIPNTLVLRSLSITDANLINETWYSRQNGSLEFLQTLIKYNINLGLYTKDTNELVAWCTRCQCGFLGTLHVKENYRGQGLATVLIERFSQKIIECGEDVRTLINNNNLASQKLFGKLGFKYQEDVFIMYN, from the exons atgccgatattacaaattttaaatgatataaACGATCTTAAATATTTACGCGATTTATACCGCAAAAATATACCAATCACTTCACACGGTTATTATACAttgacaaattttataaaatggttTGAATTAAATCCCCATATTGATCATGTTAAAGTTTATGTGCTGGACAATTGGAGGGAAAGTggtttctttattgttttg gaTCGTTACCAGTTGTTtattaacactttaaaattcAATGTTGACGAGGTATCGAATGCTTTAAAATCATGGGACTGGAGacgtaaatataagatttttgcTTTGCCAGCTATTTTATTTCCTGTTGttgaaaaaacattaaaagatcTGAACATGAACATAAGAATGACTACTCTTAAGATCTATCAAAGAGATCAAAGTTTTGTGGATACTAAAGGGATCGA TATTCCAAATACATTAGTGCTTCGATCCTTATCTATCACAGATGCTAACCTGATTAATGAAACGTGGTACTCACGACAAAATGGTTCTCTTGAATTCTTACAAACCCTGATAAAATACAACATCAATTTGGGTCTATATACAAAAGATACCAATGAGTTAGTGGCATGGTGTACCAG ATGTCAATGTGGTTTTCTGGGCACTTTACATGTGAAGGAGAACTATCGTGGACAAGGTTTAGCAACAGTATTAATTGAaagattttcacaaaaaatcatCGAATGTGGAGAAGATGTACgcacattaataaataataataatttggcgTCGCAAAAACTTTTCGGAAAATTAGGTTTTAAATATCAAGAAGATGTATTTATTATGTATAATTAG
- the LOC111674663 gene encoding uncharacterized protein LOC111674663 isoform X1, whose amino-acid sequence MASCEQDLKSCDVEMLNKLVEIPANKWPVLRDLYTKRKDRAACYNLLQSFISWKNKEPELELTIYSLNGDWEADGTFIAKFLNQIFFNTCSDNVQQVLKALKCLDPSEYYVLSGYQDFLVPVVKQYLKDCGFDEADYNPTSTFWYHIPKEQAKQFQIEPPNNIELKPLEECHVEQINNMWSHRLPYSVEMITTLIRHNESVGIFEDENLVGWCLIRPLGSLGLLRILDSHKRRGLGNLAVRYLSKFLADNDIEVAATVVFDNVPSCSMFDKLGFKVIDKVYWVDKPANK is encoded by the exons ATGGCGTCCTGTGAACAAG ACCTTAAATCGTGTGACGTAGAGATGTTGAATAAATTAGTGGAAATACCTGCAAATAAATGGCCAGTATTACGTGATTTGTATACAAAACGTAAAGATCGTGCTGCTTGTTACAATCTGTTACAATCTTTTATCAGCTGGAAGAACAAGGAACCAGAATtggaattaactatatattcACTTAATGGCGATTGGGAAGCAGATGGTACATTTATTGCaaag tttttaaatcaaatatttttcaatacatGCTCTGATAATGTACAACAagtattaaaagctttaaaatgtcTGGATCCCTCGGAATATTATGTCTTATCGGGATATCAAGACTTCCTGGTACCTGTAGTAAAGCAATATTTAAAAGACTGTGGTTTCGATGAGGCAGATTATAATCCTACCAGTACCTTTTGGTATCATATACCCAAAGAGCAGgctaaacaatttcaaatcgA acCTCCCAACAATATAGAACTAAAGCCCCTAGAAGAATGTCATGTagaacaaataaacaacatgTGGTCCCATAGATTACCGTACTCAGTTGAAATGATCACCACACTAATACGTCATAATGAATCTGTTGGTATATTCGAAGATGAAAATTTAGTGGGATGGTGTTTAAT ACGCCCATTAGGATCTCTTGGTCTACTGCGCATATTGGACTCTCACAAACGCAGGGGTCTCGGTAATTTGGCTGTTCgttatttgtcaaaatttttggCTGACAATGATATTGAAGTGGCAGCTACAGTGGTTTTTGATAATGTGCCATCTTGTTCCATGTTTGATAAACTGGGTTTCAAAGTTATCGATAAAGTGTATTGGGTCGATAAACCGGCaaataaatga
- the LOC111674663 gene encoding uncharacterized protein LOC111674663 isoform X2 — MLNKLVEIPANKWPVLRDLYTKRKDRAACYNLLQSFISWKNKEPELELTIYSLNGDWEADGTFIAKFLNQIFFNTCSDNVQQVLKALKCLDPSEYYVLSGYQDFLVPVVKQYLKDCGFDEADYNPTSTFWYHIPKEQAKQFQIEPPNNIELKPLEECHVEQINNMWSHRLPYSVEMITTLIRHNESVGIFEDENLVGWCLIRPLGSLGLLRILDSHKRRGLGNLAVRYLSKFLADNDIEVAATVVFDNVPSCSMFDKLGFKVIDKVYWVDKPANK, encoded by the exons ATGTTGAATAAATTAGTGGAAATACCTGCAAATAAATGGCCAGTATTACGTGATTTGTATACAAAACGTAAAGATCGTGCTGCTTGTTACAATCTGTTACAATCTTTTATCAGCTGGAAGAACAAGGAACCAGAATtggaattaactatatattcACTTAATGGCGATTGGGAAGCAGATGGTACATTTATTGCaaag tttttaaatcaaatatttttcaatacatGCTCTGATAATGTACAACAagtattaaaagctttaaaatgtcTGGATCCCTCGGAATATTATGTCTTATCGGGATATCAAGACTTCCTGGTACCTGTAGTAAAGCAATATTTAAAAGACTGTGGTTTCGATGAGGCAGATTATAATCCTACCAGTACCTTTTGGTATCATATACCCAAAGAGCAGgctaaacaatttcaaatcgA acCTCCCAACAATATAGAACTAAAGCCCCTAGAAGAATGTCATGTagaacaaataaacaacatgTGGTCCCATAGATTACCGTACTCAGTTGAAATGATCACCACACTAATACGTCATAATGAATCTGTTGGTATATTCGAAGATGAAAATTTAGTGGGATGGTGTTTAAT ACGCCCATTAGGATCTCTTGGTCTACTGCGCATATTGGACTCTCACAAACGCAGGGGTCTCGGTAATTTGGCTGTTCgttatttgtcaaaatttttggCTGACAATGATATTGAAGTGGCAGCTACAGTGGTTTTTGATAATGTGCCATCTTGTTCCATGTTTGATAAACTGGGTTTCAAAGTTATCGATAAAGTGTATTGGGTCGATAAACCGGCaaataaatga
- the LOC111674662 gene encoding uncharacterized protein LOC111674662, whose amino-acid sequence MKSFVLYLILSLIMAAFSTNDPQHCFDVLEITQKSEIKEFSEMSFIETANTALTEDIFSCFLEESRNSEGDKSETEKYYDIYKKCNEYIQNNNEPIGSRQFKELTKLGLSPALNTNIQNRIKSKEMKNKEGILHIAKDMAKSIENSLEFKNYKKFILQQLGGPKLKHVGYDERNERINRNSGQKSAYLDISYIMLFQYLCFLTILMFS is encoded by the exons atgaaaagctTCGTCTTGTATTTAATACTTTCACTAATTATGGCGGCTTTTTCAA CCAATGATCCACAGCATTGCTTTGATGTTTTGGAAATTACTCAAAAATCGGAAATAAAAGAGTTCTCTGAAATGTCATTCATAGAAACTGCAAATACAGCTTTAACTGAAGATATATTTAGTTGTTTTCTAGAGGAATCGCGTAACAGTGAAGGCGATAAAAGTGAAACTGAAAAATACTATGATATTTACAAGAAATGTAATGAATATATACAGAATAATAATGAACCGATTGGTAGTCGACAATTTAAAGAATTAACTAAATTGGGTTTGTCACCTGCTCTGAACACTAATAtacaaaatagaataaaatcaaaagaaatgaaaaataaggAAGGCATCTTACATATCGCAAAAGATATGGCGAAAAGCATTGAGAATAGtttggaatttaaaaattacaaaaagtttattttacaacaacttGGAGGTCCCAAATTAAAACATGTTGGTTATGATGAGAGGAATGAAAGAATTAATAGAAATTCTGGCCAGAAATCGGCTTATTTGGATATTTCCTATATAATGCTCtttcaatatttatgttttttaactattttaatgttttcgtaG
- the LOC111674661 gene encoding uncharacterized protein LOC111674661 isoform X1, with protein sequence MKSLILLPILSLIMSVVTADDPQTCFHILEITPKSEIVKYSKMSFVETTNNALAADMFSCMLEKSRYNGGEKSNTEKSYDIYKKCIEFSKFTSTPIAIQQLNELIQLGLQPVYINYLRDGIKTYEIKHIKESINYIAEKMEINIEKSLEFKNYKKLILKKLEEKEESVKVKHVGYVQGMRDQDAKEINNDEQNLFKVIAFSKNSGHSLKFLRITYNIFFKYLCLLCIFKFL encoded by the exons atgaaaagtttaattCTATTGCCAATACTTTCACTAATTATGTCAGTGGTAACAG ccGATGATCCCCAaacttgttttcatattttggaAATTACCCCAAAATCAGAAATAGTAAAGTATTCGAAAATGTCATTTGTAGAAACAACAAATAACGCTTTGGCGGCAGATATGTTCAGTTGTATGCTAGAGAAATCGCGTTATAATGGCGGCGAAAAGAGTAACACCGAAAAGTCCTATGacatctataaaaaatgtatagaatTTTCAAAGTTTACCAGCACACCAATTGCTATACAgcaattaaatgaattaattcAATTGGGTTTGCAACCAGTTTATATCAATTATCTACGTGATGGAATCAAAACatatgaaattaaacatattaaggAAAGTATTAACTATATTGCAGAAAAAATGGagataaacattgaaaaaagtttggagtttaaaaattataaaaagttaattttaaaaaaacttgagGAAAAAGAGGAAAGTGTTAAAGTGAAGCATGTTGGTTATGTTCAAGGAATGAGAGATCAAGACgccaaagaaataaataatgatgAACAGAATCTATTTAAAGTTATAGCATTTAGTAAAAATTCTGGCCatagtttgaaatttttaaggattacctataatatattctttaaatatttatgtttattatgtatttttaagtttttgtaa
- the LOC111674661 gene encoding uncharacterized protein LOC111674661 isoform X2, translated as MSFVETTNNALAADMFSCMLEKSRYNGGEKSNTEKSYDIYKKCIEFSKFTSTPIAIQQLNELIQLGLQPVYINYLRDGIKTYEIKHIKESINYIAEKMEINIEKSLEFKNYKKLILKKLEEKEESVKVKHVGYVQGMRDQDAKEINNDEQNLFKVIAFSKNSGHSLKFLRITYNIFFKYLCLLCIFKFL; from the coding sequence ATGTCATTTGTAGAAACAACAAATAACGCTTTGGCGGCAGATATGTTCAGTTGTATGCTAGAGAAATCGCGTTATAATGGCGGCGAAAAGAGTAACACCGAAAAGTCCTATGacatctataaaaaatgtatagaatTTTCAAAGTTTACCAGCACACCAATTGCTATACAgcaattaaatgaattaattcAATTGGGTTTGCAACCAGTTTATATCAATTATCTACGTGATGGAATCAAAACatatgaaattaaacatattaaggAAAGTATTAACTATATTGCAGAAAAAATGGagataaacattgaaaaaagtttggagtttaaaaattataaaaagttaattttaaaaaaacttgagGAAAAAGAGGAAAGTGTTAAAGTGAAGCATGTTGGTTATGTTCAAGGAATGAGAGATCAAGACgccaaagaaataaataatgatgAACAGAATCTATTTAAAGTTATAGCATTTAGTAAAAATTCTGGCCatagtttgaaatttttaaggattacctataatatattctttaaatatttatgtttattatgtatttttaagtttttgtaa